DNA from Homo sapiens chromosome 1, GRCh38.p14 Primary Assembly:
gatttcaccatgttggccaggctggtcttgaactcctgacttcagatgctctgcccacttcgacctcccaaagtgttgggattacaggtgtgaaccactgcacccggcctcccagggctttgggaggcagaggtgggaggattgattgcttgaggccaggagtttgagatcagcctgggcaacatagcaagaccccatctctactgaaaaaaaaaattagctgggcatagcagtgcatgcctgtagtagtcctagctacttggaaggcagaggtgggaggatcacttgagcccaggagtttgaggttacagttagccacaattacaccactgcattccagctgagaacagagcaagattctgtctcttaaaaaaacaaacaaaaaaaaagagagtattgAGTGCCTACATGTGTCCAGGCACTGACTTAAGCCCAGTTGTACAGTAATGGGTAGGACTAGCGAAATTTCTGATTTCATAATGTTTACTTTCTAGTGTATGTTGCAGGTACTGTGGAGCAGACAGTAATTAAATGGGAAAAATCAAACAGTGATCTGTACAGGATTTTGTGCTAGAGTGTGCCCACGATGCTACTTAAGAATGGATAGTCAGGTCAGGTGAGTCTGAGGAGACAACAGGTGAGCTAACACCTGAATGAGCagtcagggctgggtgtggtggctcacacctgtaatcccagcactttgggaggctgaggtgggaggatcacttgaggccaggagtttgagaccagcttgggcaacatggggagactctatctctacaaatttttttttaaacattagctgggcatggtgatgcatgcctattgtcccagctatttggggggctgaggtgagtggatcacttgagcccaggagtttgaggttgcagtgagttacgatggcaccactgtactccagcctgggcgatacagtgagacttaagaataaaaaaaagaaaaaagaaaaaaaagcccaggcccagtggctcacacctgtaatcccagcactttgagaggctgaggtgggtggattgactgaggtcaggagttcaagaccagcctggccaacatggtgaaaccccatctctactaaaaatacaaaaattaggcaggtatggtagcgggtgcctgtaattccagctacttgagaggctgaggcaggtgaatcacttgaaccccaggaggtagaggttgcagtgagctgagatcgcccaccgcactccagctctgagcaacagagcaagaccctatctcagaaaaaagtagtaataataagaagaaaaaagaaaagaaaaagggtcaGCTCTGCAAAGATCCGGAGGCAGGGAGAAAATTCCAAGCAGAGGGCTGGCAGATGCAAGTCCCATAAGATGGAACAAGCTTGCATGACACATGAGAGCCGGATAGAAAGGCCAGATGGGGAGTAATAGCTGGGAAAAGAGCAGGAATGGAGTAGGCAGGGCCAGATCAAGTAGGTGGGAATAATGAATGGATTATATGGAGGCAGGATGGGAGCCTGGAGACCAGTTAGCTGGCTGTTGTTGCAATCCAGATGGAAGACGGTGGTGGCTTGGCTAAGGGTAGGGAAGTGAGGCTTAGGAATGACAactggagagaggaaggagggaaccAGGTTCTTGCTTAGAGGCATGATGACTCCAACTGTGGAGACTGACTGGCTCCAGAACTGGGCTGTGTTGCATCCGTATCTCATCCACGGGAGGTCCTACAGCTGTGCTGGTCTCTCCCATCCAGCTGaggctcttctttctccttctcaggTATGGCTCCCATGGTGCATTTTACCGCtataagaacagcatgggcaaGAGCCTCCCACTCTTTTATATCTACGACTCATACCTGACGTCCCCTGAGGCCTGGGCCCACCTCCTGACACCAAACGGGCCCCATTCGATCCGCAACACGCCCTACGATGGGGTCTTCATAGCGCTGCTGGTGGAGGAGGGCCACACCCACGATATCCTGGCCGCCGGATTTGACGGCATGTACACCTACTTTGCCTCCAATGGTTTCTCCTTTGGTTCTTCCCATCAGAACTGGAAAGCTGTGAAGAACTTTTGTGATGCCAACAACCTCATGTTCATCCCCAGTGTGGGGCCTGGCTACATAGACACCAGCATTCGGCCCTGGAACAACCACAATACGCGCAACAGGGTCAATGGCAAGTACTATGAGACGGCCCTGCAGGCGGCCCTGACAGTGAGGCCCGAGATCGTTTCCATTACCTCCTTCAATGAGTGGCACGAGGGCACCCAGATTGAGAAGGCCATTCCCAAGAAGACACCCACCCGCCTGTATTTGGACTACCTGCCTCACCAGCCCAGCCTGTACCTGGAGCTGACACGCCGCTGGGCGGAGCACTTCATCAAAGAgaaggagcagtggctcatgtgaGGGGCCTGTAAATGGGCGTGAGGTGCTGATGTCCTTGCCTTGCTGGAAGATGTCACCATGTGGGGTTCAGCTGAGGTTGTAGCCACTCACTCGTTCCCAGGTCAGAGGTCAGCAGATGGGTGTTTCTGGGTGGGCCGTCAGGCATGGGCCTGTGCAACACAGAGCCCGTTCCTCAGGCGAGTGGTGCTGAGGTGCTCTGTGGTGATGGGAACGGCAGAGGCTGGCAGGTGACTGAACTTAGCCCAGGGCAGCTCCACATCCTGGGAACACTTTCATGTAACCCCTTCTAGTTTTGAACTCTGCAGCAGGCTGGTGCTGTGTAGTGGCCACCCAGTCACCACCCTTGGAAGGGTGTCAGGGTCTGGGCTCGCATGCACCCTGCTCCCTTCTGCCAGCCTGCatcctctcctcaggcctccttcCCACATCATCTGTCTTCTCTAAGTTAGGGAACCATATTTGAGACTTTCAAAAAGGGAACTTCTAGGTTTAAGCTCCTCCCAGTAGATTCCTGAACCCAATTATCAGGAAATCATCCTGAGCACTCACAGGTTCATTTAACACTCACTCATCAAGCACCTTCctatgtgctaggtgctggggaaaaCTTGACCAAGGAAGAGTTCCTGTCCTGAAGCTTCCAGGACCCAGCTTTCCTTTTCTGGTGTGGCCTTGTAGCTAGTGCCTGGGCacaggtgtttttctttttgcagttttACCTAGTGCTGGGAGTTCAGTTCTTTTTCCTCTAGAAAAATACCTCTGTGCTCCAGAGCCTAATTTTTCCCAGATGCATATTTAGCTCTAGGGAGAGGACTAGGAGGAAATCCCCCTCCCTTTAGCTGCCTGAACTGACTGAGGCCCACTCACTAGAGCCATGTTCAGTGCTACTGTGATTAGTAGTAATTAAATATGAACTGGTATTCTCAAGTAAGCATTCCTTTTGCTCTCTTTAAGACCTCACAGATTCTGACCTTAGATTCTGTGACAAACTGATACAGGAGCTGGGCTGGCTATGGCTTTACCACAACAAGTAGGTTTGCTTAAGAAATTACTAAacaatggctgggcgtggtggctcactcctgtaatcccagcactttgggaggccgagatgggcggatcacgaggtcaggagatcgagaccatcctggctaacagggtgaaaccacgtctctactaaaaatacaaaaaaattagccaggcgtagtggtgggcgcctgtagtcccagctacttgggaggctgaggcaggagaatggcgtgaacccgggaggcggagcttgcagtgagccgagatcacgccactgcactccagcctgggcgacagagcgagactccgtctcaaaaaaaaaaaagttactaaacaaggctgggcgtggtggctcacacctgtaatcccagcactttgggaggccaaggaaggtggatcacctgaggtcaggagttcgagaccagcctggccaacatggtgaaaccccatccctactaaaaatacaaaaattagctgggcgtgggtgcctgtaatcccagctacttctgaggctgaggcaggagaaccgcttgaacctgggaggcggaggttgcagtgagccaatgtggcaccactggactccagcctgggcaagagcaagactgtctcaaaacaaaaacaacaaacaaacaaacaaaaagaaaacacaaaaaacattACTAAACAAGATTTCTAGAGGGAATTAACAAACCAGTGCTTATTTACCAATAAACTAATACGCTAATTGCAGGAACCCTGATTAAAGCAGGCCCCTGTTAACACAAGATTCTTAGGATATACTTGGAAACAGGTGCATTGGAAACCACTGTACTGAGAAGTTTATGGGCTCAAGACTGAATTGGAAGCTAGgcgtggtcgctcatgcctgtaatcccagcactctgggaggctgaggtggaaggatgagttcaggagttcgagaccagcctgggcaacacagagagacgtgtctttaaaaaagtaaaaaatgggcTGAGtgccttggctcatgcctgtaatcccagcactttgggaagccaaggcgggtggatcacttcaggccaggagttcaagaacagcctgaccaacatggcaaaactccatctctactaaaaataccaaaaaaattagcagggtgtggtggtgcacacctgtagtcccagctactcaggaggctgatgtgtgagaatcacttgaacctgggaggcggagtttgcagcgagccaagatcgtgccactgcactccagtgtgggcaacagagattctgtctcaaaaaaaaaaaaaaaagactgaatcaGAATTTTGGGAACTAGGGTacaagagggaaggggaggaaggaggaaatagACCCCAGTGGTCACCTCAAGGACACCCAGCCCCAGTTAGGTAACTGATATTAAGCCCCACCAGAGAGATGAGCAGGCCTGGCCACCTGGCTTTGGGGCTTAgctggggaaaccaaggcaggcagGGACAGCTGAAAGGGTTGGATGTTGACCTGTAGTAATTTACAGAAGGTAGCAACACTGGCTtcatttaacacacacacaatctgaaAAATACTAAACATGGGAAGGCCAGGGGGCAGAGGCAGCCATTCTCACACACTGCTAACAGCAGTGTAACTTGACTCAGTTCTTTTGAAGGCTAATCCATACTGAGAGCCATAAATACTTCCTACACTTTGACCTACTctcctaaggaaataattcaaaagaagaaaaacaaaccatttacaaatatgtttaatagcagcatttctttaaagaaaaacaaagttcaaaTGCCCAATAATAATTATGTTTAACACTTGGTACACATATAAATAGACAAAAGGCTGCGGAGAACACTGGATTTAAATAAAGGTGTTATGGGTATaattaactataatttattttatgaataaataagaaaaaagtcccTGGCTATAAAGGATAGTGGAGGTTTATTTCCCAATATTCTTCCATTTGGACTGAACCCCTGCCAACTAAGCAGACATCCCACTATTACACCAAAAAGACTGCTCTCCCTGCGAGCAATTACAATACATGACACCACTAGGCCCAATGGCTCAGAGGGAAGAGTGGCCTGTGGCTCTTCAATCTTTATCCAAACCTGGTTCTAGCTTCAGGAGCCTTTGGTCACCtgagactttttatttattaatttttatgagacggagtattgctatgttgcccaggctgattctgaactcctgggctcaagcagttctcccgcctgggcctcccagaatgttgggattacaggcatgagccaccacacgcagccaCCTGAGACTTTTTAAACAGCACCAGCACTTCTGGCTGGTTTGAACCTTAAATGCCACCACCCACCAGAGAGGAGGCTCTCACTAGATTCTAAATCTGTTATTTAATTACTTTtcaattgaaaaacaaaacagacagaaGAAACTTATTAGAATAAGGCCACCTAGGAATGTTCTTAACTTTTCCATTCAGCTTTTGGCtgatatatgaaaatacaaataaatacatccTTTCCCCAGGTGCAAGGCTAAACCAGCAGCTCCAAGGGCTTGGTCTACAGTGCTCAGAAAGACACACTGCCTTAAAAGTCAGGCTAGTGCCCTAGCTCCGGTGGCCTCTGCAAATGAGGCCTTGACAGTCGTCAGTGGACAGACACATAGTATCCAGCACCAGGTCTTGGGCCTTCCTGCTTCCCAGAGTTTCACAGGTAGGACGCATGTGAGGGGAGCAGTCCGTACTTCTGTTGGAGGATGGCTGTAGTACTTTCCAGGGCACTGAGGAGGAAACAGGACAGTTACCAGTCTGACTTCTCAGAAGTCCCGAGCCCACCAGAGGCTGGTGAGCAGGGACATCGAAACTGGCTAGCCTTGTTAAGCCCTGTTCATCAACCCTTGATGAAACCTTTTGAATCCTAAGAAAGCCAGGAAACTTAGTCCCACTGCAACTACCACTTCTCCAAACCTGGCCCACACTCCTTCAGGGCAACATAGGAGGCACCATCTTTATCTTGTCAAAGCTTTTTTGCATCTCTCCAACCTCCCTCAAATTATTTCCCCACACCACAGGAAAGAGACTTACCAGCCTGGACGAATGATGCCAAACTTTCCGGGCACAGACAAATCAACCACAGTTGAGCCAAGGCGACACTCGGGGCTCTGGCCATCCCCAATTTGTCCCCCATCAATAACCAAGGACAACTGAGGCCAGAGATCCTGGAACTcctgagaagagggagaaggaagagcatGGACACTATCCCTGGTGTATCCAATAATGTCAAACTGCACGCAGTCATCAAAGGCCATATAGTCTTAAAACAGAAGGCACTTTCCTCTAAGCAGAGAAAGGAGCTTCATTTAGTTAAGGTCAACTGTGCCAAAGACACTGTATTCTATGAGGTTTGGAGGCCTCCTGGGTTAGCACTCCAAGTAACACCTATCTAGGGTTTAAAGAAAATCTTGCTATGTCAAAAGGAAATTTCACACATTGCTTCAGTTAGGGAAATATAAGTACAATGAATGGAGTTCTGGGCAGAGATACGGGCTATAACTCTAGACTTTCCATCGTATCTCCGTGTGACTGCATGCAAGTTACTCTATCCAGGCCTACAAGACAAGTGGGCTGGACTAGATGATCCTATGTCCTCATTTCATTTGTTCTAATCTATGTAGCCAAGACAGGACTAGGATGATCTTTTCTTTGACCTGGCTTGCCGCAAAGATAAGAGAACAGGGTCAAGAGTCAAAAACTAGGTAaaaagaccaggcatggtggctcacgcctgtaatctcagcactttgggaggctggatctcttgaggccaggagtttgagactagcctggtcaacatagtgaaaccccatctctactaaaaatacaaaaattagccgggcatggtggcacacgcctgtaatcccagctactcactcgggaggctgaggcaggagaactgtttgaacccgggagatggaggttgcagtgagctgagatggtgccactgcactccagcctgggcaagagagtgagactgtctcaaacaaaacaaaacaaaaaaaaactaggtaAAAATCTGGTCACTTAATGGCTGCGTAACCTGGAACAAGTGATTCCAGCTCCTTCTAGCTCTAGAACTATGCTCCTGGATCTCACTGCGACTCTGATCAGGGTAGGAAGAGTAGAACATGGTAGATTCTGCATGCCACCAGCACTCAGTCTTTGGGCTATGAGAAGGATACTCCCCCTAGAGCAGTGGACTGAATTGTTAACTGAGCTAGAGCTTCCCCAACCCCCCAAGGAAGACACTGCAGTGGCAGTTAGGCCTGGAAATCTGGGACAGGAAATCATAAATACCAGTTACTGTGTTGGACAGGTCAAATGATTGCTGACAAGGTAAAAACCTCCCCTCCCTGTGCCACATCCCGATTCTTGCTCCTGGGGTACAGCCACCAGGACCAagtcaaacctgcactctgagaATGGGAAGGGATGCTGAACTCTCACTTTCTAAGAACCCTGAGCCCCACTCTAGGTCTGGGAATGGAAAACCCATCGAATGGAGTTCTGAGCAGGGATACGGGCTCTAACTCTGGACTTTCCATCGTATCTCTATGTGACTGCACGCAAGTTACTCTATCCAGGCTTATTAGCTGGATGTAATAAGCCCAAGGAAGGCCCAAGGCCTGATGCTGGATACTATGTGTGATACTATGTGTCTGGCCGAGTCTGGGGACACAATGTAGCTTATTACTACGTTTTACATcttagtaataagaaaaaaaacgaAATTTCTATGTGTCCTCCTTTGTTCTAATCTATGTAGCCAAGAAAGGATTAGGATGATCCTTTCTTTGATCTGGCTTGTGGCAGAGATAAGAGAACAGGGGCGAGAATCAAAAACTGGTTAAAAATCTGAGTCAGTCACTTaatggctgtgtgacctggaacAAGTGATTTAACTTTCTGGAGGCtaaacttcatctttttttttttttttaagagacagagtctcgctctagaGCCctgcctggagtacagtggcacaatctgagctcactgtaacctctgcctcccaggttcaagtgattctcctgcctcagcctcccaagtagctgggattacaggcatgcgccaccatgtctggctaatctttgtattttttattagagatggagttttgccatgttagccaggctggtctcaaactcctgacctcacatgatccacctgcttgggcctcccaaagtgctggggtcacaggcatgagccactgcccttgGCCTTCTTCATCTTTCTTTACAGCACTGTCGTGAAGATTTATAGCCTAACTGTGTTCTCCAGAAACTGTTATCTCCAGAAAAACAGGAAGACATTGTTCTTATAATCTTTCCTATTATTATAAAGACTGAAGAAAAGACCAATTCTCCCCCTGGCTTTTCAGACTTTGAGATAaaatctttcaaatttttttaatttatattgccccccaccacctccctgcCAGCTGGGCAACCTTCCCACTGTTGGCCCAAGAACTCTCATGCCTGGCCATCCCAGTGTACTATCAATGCCACTGATTCACAGAAAACAGTATGTGCGCTGGTGACATTTCCAGGGGAAGGACTGGGTAAACTCACCTCGACATTCAGAGAACTGGCCTGGGAGCTGAGGTTGGCACTAGTGAGAGCAAGCGGACCCTCAAACATCTGAGCCAAGTCTTGCATAAAAGCATGATCAGGAATCCGAATGCCTACAAGCTGTAAGGCAAGGGGAAAGGGATCATGAGAAAGGTTGGAAGGGATAAGAGGGTAAGTCTTATCTGGATCCTAGTGAAAGCCAAGTGGCCTGGAGTCTGGGGACACAAGAGAAAACTTGACTCACAGGCGTAAAAGGGTTTAGGTCCTTGTTGAGCTCCTCCGAGCGTTCCATCACCAGGGTCACTGGTCCTGGCAGTAGGTCTTTCAGGAGCCCCTCAGGTACTCTCACACGGCAGTATCTGGGAAACACAGAAGAATAAATCCATTCAAAATTGAAGGGCCACTGGTGGTCCTTTCCTAGACTCTAGGCAGACGTAGAAAAGGAATCCTTCGAGTTTACAATGGGAGCCGCCTGTCTCCCTGCTTCACCTCCCTAAGAGCTTGAGCAGAAAGCAGGGCTCCAGAGGCGCACCCCTGGCTTGACGCCCATGTGCCTCTGGTCTCAGGGACTACAACAGCTGCACCGCTGTGATATCATGATAGTGGGATCAAGCTCCacgttttattttcttcaaggcATTCGCTATTAAATTAAGCtactgtgtttgtttgcttttttcccgGGGGCCTCCCCAATTAGCACAAATACGCCAAGGGAACAGGGTCCCTGCCTTTCTCGTGTGTTGCTGCTTCCCAGCAGCATGTAGTTCAGGGCCCGGGGCACGTTAAGTCCTCGGTACATATTTCCAGTTCCGGATTCCTTGGTGAGCCTGGACAAGCCCCTCCCGCTCTCtgcgcctcagtctcccaagcctGTCACCGGAAACCCCTCCCGCGGTGCCGCCCCTAGCGGGGCCGGGTCGGGGCGGCCTTACCTGTAGACGTCGGCCACGCGGCCGAGGCATACGGCCAGAGGCTTGGCCTCGCTGCGACCCTTGAGGCGGTACACAGCGCGCAGAGCCGCCGAGCAGCTCGCCGCGCAGGCCAGGCCGTACAGCGTATCGGTGGGGACGGCCACCACGGCGCCGGCGCGCAGCTCGGCCACGGCGGCCCGCAGCGCCTCGGTCCAGCCGGCGCGCTCCGGGCTCGCGGCCTGCACGGCCCCGCTCCCCGGGAGCCGCAACAGCCGGGCGCCGGGGGCCGCCGGAGCGGGACTCGGCGGGCGGAAGAGGCGACCGCTCCGGGAGCCAGCAGGCCCCTCGCTCAACCCCACGCTGGCAGCCACCGCGGCCCTCATCCCCCTGCACCGACGCGCCGGAGACATCCGCCCAGGCCCGCTTCCGGGAGGAAGTGACGCTCCCAGCCAGCTTCCGGTCCAGGAGACTCGGCCCCGCCTCTGCGCCGGGCAGCTTAAAGGGACCACGACCCCCAGGAGGATTGAAGGAGACCGGTGGGGACGGGGCGGGGCGCAGCCTTGCGAAGCCCTAACGCAGCGCTGGGGAGGGGGGCGGCCGAAAGGGGGGCGGTGGTCGGGCCGCGCAAGCGGAGATGGAATGGGGCCCGGGCTCAGACTGGTCACGGGGGTGAGAGGGGGCCCGTCGGGGCGGGAGGAAGGGGCTTGGCCCCGCGCAAGCGCCGGCCCTGACCGTCTGTCTCTCGCTCTCTCCCGGGCAGGGAGGCTGCCGGCGTGGACCGCGGGAAGGCGGGGCTGGGGCTCGGCGGGAGGCCACCCCCACAGCCGCCCCGGGAGGAGCGCGCCCAGCAGCTGCTGGACGCGGTGGAGCAGCGGCAGCGGCAGCTCCTGGACACCATCGCAGCCTGCGAGGAGATGTTACGGCAGCTGGGCCGCCGGCGCCCGGAGCCGGCTGGTGGCGGGGTTAGTGCCcaccctgggctgggctggggtggggtggggtctgCCCACTGGCTAGGCTGGCCAAGCCCTAGCTTACCCTGGAGGGGGGAAGTATGTCTCCGCCGCTTTATCCCTAACCTCCTTTGATCTGGTGAGAGGTTTCGAAAAAGTTAATACTATCCAAATGCCAAATGGCCACATCCTTGTGGGGCCTAATCCAAGGCCTTGCCTCCCAGcctcacttttttcctttctgttccaaCTAGAACGTCTCAGCCAAACCTGGAGCGCCCCCCCAGCCGGCTGTCTCCGCCAGAGGCGGCTTTCCAAAGGATGCTGGCGATGGAGCTGCGGAGCCCTGACCATCCCCGAGCAGAATACCCTgacttctctccctccccagggcCGGTGGCTGGACTCTGAACAACTCCCTTCAGTAAAGGGGCCAGTCTTCACTGGCAGTGGCTGGTACTTGGCTCTCAGCCTGGAGTGGCAGCTCTGCTAGCAGCTGGGTTCACTCCCACTTCATCCTGGCTGAAAGCAGTGCTGTGCTTTGAAATGCAGCCAATGAATACCCAGTCTGATTACCCAGATTTGGGCAGACCAGCAGTGCTCGCCAGAGTGGTCTGGCCTGCTATGGGGGATCCAGGTGGTGTTACATGTCCATTTCATGTTTTGGGGGCTTTTAGCCCCACAAAACACCTTCAGTAGAGCCTTGATTAAAAGGAAACCTGCAGACTCTCCTGGTGACCGACGTTTCCTTTCTGTCCCCTCTCCAAGACTGATGGCTGGGAAGGGGGGAGTGGTGGAAAAATGTCAACTATGGGCAGGGTTGGTAAGAAATGCCACAGATACTACCAGatttaaataagcatttaattAGGATTTCATTAGTATTTAATATTGCTTTTTCAATTCCAAAAAgttaaattttcactttttagcAGATATTTTAAAGTACAATATTAAGTTTATACAAAATGAGCAATTAAGCAAACACCATTATTTCACATTctt
Protein-coding regions in this window:
- the MANEAL gene encoding glycoprotein endo-alpha-1,2-mannosidase-like protein isoform 2 (isoform 2 is encoded by transcript variant 2) translates to MITGSPQMTWCPPFWTPPISTASRYGSHGAFYRYKNSMGKSLPLFYIYDSYLTSPEAWAHLLTPNGPHSIRNTPYDGVFIALLVEEGHTHDILAAGFDGMYTYFASNGFSFGSSHQNWKAVKNFCDANNLMFIPSVGPGYIDTSIRPWNNHNTRNRVNGKYYETALQAALTVRPEIVSITSFNEWHEGTQIEKAIPKKTPTRLYLDYLPHQPSLYLELTRRWAEHFIKEKEQWLM
- the YRDC gene encoding threonylcarbamoyl-AMP synthase precursor, with the translated sequence MSPARRCRGMRAAVAASVGLSEGPAGSRSGRLFRPPSPAPAAPGARLLRLPGSGAVQAASPERAGWTEALRAAVAELRAGAVVAVPTDTLYGLACAASCSAALRAVYRLKGRSEAKPLAVCLGRVADVYRYCRVRVPEGLLKDLLPGPVTLVMERSEELNKDLNPFTPLVGIRIPDHAFMQDLAQMFEGPLALTSANLSSQASSLNVEEFQDLWPQLSLVIDGGQIGDGQSPECRLGSTVVDLSVPGKFGIIRPGCALESTTAILQQKYGLLPSHASYL
- the C1orf122 gene encoding uncharacterized protein C1orf122 isoform 1 (isoform 1 is encoded by transcript variant 1), translated to MEWGPGSDWSRGEAAGVDRGKAGLGLGGRPPPQPPREERAQQLLDAVEQRQRQLLDTIAACEEMLRQLGRRRPEPAGGGNVSAKPGAPPQPAVSARGGFPKDAGDGAAEP
- the C1orf122 gene encoding uncharacterized protein C1orf122 isoform 2 (isoform 2 is encoded by transcript variant 2), with protein sequence MLRQLGRRRPEPAGGGNVSAKPGAPPQPAVSARGGFPKDAGDGAAEP